In the Flavobacterium pallidum genome, one interval contains:
- a CDS encoding serine hydrolase domain-containing protein, whose translation MRKTLIALILICFSCSKDEKNEIAPVQTMYFPSIGSETWETESFSRLNWNENAKQSLVDYLETKHTKGFMILVNGRIIMENYFNGHSATTPWYWASAGKTLTSTVTGIAAQQGFLDINNKVSDYLEPHWTSAPLTKENLITCRHLLTMTSGLDDALGDDVSPANLQYKADAGTRWAYHNVYVKLQDVVASATGQSWNAYFNSQLRDKIGMTGTWLTSGEDLSVYWSTTRSMARFGLLMLNKGKWDGVQILDENYFNAATTTSQGINSGYGYLWWLNGKQSYHLPQSQFEFPGSIIPSGPDDMFMALGKNDQKIYVIPSKKMVVIRMGEAADNVNLALSDFDEVLWEKISALYE comes from the coding sequence ATGCGAAAAACACTTATAGCACTCATACTCATTTGCTTTAGCTGCAGCAAAGACGAAAAAAATGAAATTGCACCTGTACAAACCATGTATTTTCCCAGTATCGGCAGTGAAACATGGGAAACAGAATCCTTTTCGCGCTTAAACTGGAATGAAAATGCAAAGCAATCACTGGTGGATTATCTCGAAACAAAACACACCAAAGGGTTCATGATACTGGTCAATGGCAGGATCATCATGGAAAATTATTTTAACGGCCATTCCGCCACAACACCGTGGTATTGGGCCAGTGCCGGAAAAACACTTACTTCAACTGTCACCGGAATTGCCGCACAGCAGGGATTTTTAGACATTAACAATAAGGTTTCTGATTATCTGGAGCCCCATTGGACGAGCGCCCCTTTGACAAAGGAAAACCTGATTACCTGCCGGCATTTGCTCACGATGACTTCCGGACTTGATGATGCCCTGGGTGACGATGTATCGCCTGCAAACCTGCAATACAAAGCCGATGCTGGCACGCGCTGGGCGTATCACAATGTGTATGTGAAATTGCAGGATGTGGTGGCTTCGGCGACAGGTCAAAGTTGGAATGCTTATTTCAATAGCCAACTGCGGGATAAAATCGGGATGACAGGCACATGGCTCACTTCCGGTGAAGACCTCAGCGTATATTGGAGCACCACCAGAAGTATGGCCCGGTTTGGGCTACTGATGCTCAATAAAGGAAAATGGGATGGCGTACAAATCCTGGATGAAAATTATTTTAATGCTGCGACCACCACGTCACAAGGCATTAATTCTGGTTATGGCTATTTATGGTGGCTCAATGGAAAACAGAGTTATCATCTTCCACAAAGCCAGTTTGAATTCCCGGGCAGCATCATTCCTTCAGGCCCGGATGATATGTTTATGGCATTAGGCAAAAATGACCAGAAAATTTATGTAATTCCTTCAAAGAAGATGGTGGTCATACGAATGGGGGAAGCTGCAGACAATGTGAATCTGGCTTTATCCGATTTTGATGAAGTGCTTTGGGAGAAGATCAGTGCTTTGTACGAATAG
- a CDS encoding nucleoside-diphosphate kinase, which yields MATNRTFTMIKPDAVEAGNIGNILKMITDGGFKIVSLKLTQLTTADAKAFYAVHAARPFYGELVEFMSRGPIVAAILEKENAVEDFRTLIGATNPADAAEGTIRKAYAKSIGENAVHGSDSDENAAIEGAFHFAGREEF from the coding sequence ATGGCAACAAACAGAACTTTTACAATGATCAAACCTGATGCGGTTGAAGCCGGAAACATCGGGAATATCCTGAAAATGATTACCGACGGAGGATTCAAAATCGTTTCACTGAAATTGACACAACTCACAACCGCTGATGCGAAAGCATTCTATGCAGTACATGCTGCAAGGCCTTTCTACGGCGAATTGGTCGAATTCATGTCGAGAGGCCCAATCGTTGCGGCTATTCTTGAGAAAGAAAATGCTGTTGAGGATTTCAGGACTTTGATCGGTGCTACCAATCCTGCGGACGCTGCTGAAGGCACTATCCGTAAAGCTTACGCGAAATCAATCGGAGAAAATGCCGTACACGGTTCAGACAGCGATGAAAATGCAGCTATTGAAGGTGCTTTCCACTTTGCGGGAAGAGAGGAATTTTAA
- a CDS encoding DUF721 domain-containing protein, producing the protein MAKRLSNESPISDVLKEIISQNKLQPGMDVVAVREAWDSLMGNGVRNYTKEVILKGHTLYVALSSSVLREELAYGKDKIIRMINDELGREVVREVVLR; encoded by the coding sequence ATGGCAAAAAGACTCAGTAACGAAAGCCCGATAAGCGATGTTTTGAAAGAAATCATCAGCCAGAATAAACTCCAGCCCGGCATGGATGTTGTCGCTGTCCGTGAAGCATGGGATTCGCTGATGGGAAATGGTGTCAGGAATTATACCAAAGAAGTTATCTTAAAAGGGCATACGCTTTATGTGGCACTTTCTTCTTCGGTATTGCGTGAAGAACTCGCGTACGGAAAGGATAAAATCATCAGGATGATTAATGACGAATTGGGTAGGGAAGTGGTGAGAGAAGTGGTGTTGCGATAG